Proteins encoded within one genomic window of Megalobrama amblycephala isolate DHTTF-2021 unplaced genomic scaffold, ASM1881202v1 scaffold230, whole genome shotgun sequence:
- the LOC125260987 gene encoding protein FAM13A-like produces MGIIMCKVMPLCCRPNIDDSDPADYHVAAPKPKPVFGVSLQKLRDTGQMRQGVPVVLIQMLEFLEQYGLHQSELFHASGSEAQRDALRESLDRGEVQTFCSDDVHAVASLVILFLRELPHGLIPDRDAKRLLRVYTKTKGKVLNLEHAKKVLGSYAPETFNILSLLIHFLSRVNAQYHVNHMSSEDLSEVFGPCIFHVPDSRIKLVEQELCNYLTQHLIDSVTFLLPNMYPPKPRCDVLSTGDCAPPPSSAGSTSMVPSSLSVGGAKRTKFSVSYIRSKGCCGRKCVGP; encoded by the exons ATGGGAATAATAATGTGCAAAGTAATGCCATTGTGCTGCCGG CCTAATATTGATGATTCAGATCCAGCAGATTACCATGTTGCAGCACCTAAGCCAAAGCCTGTATTTGGTGTCTCCCTTCAAAAACTGAGGGACACGGGACAGATGCGGCAGGGAGTTCCTGTGGTGCTCATACAGATGCTGGAGTTTTTGGAACAATATG GTCTCCATCAGAGTGAATTGTTCCATGCCAGTGGATCAGAGGCACAGCGCGATGCGTTGAGGGAAAGTCTGGATCGTGGTGAGGTTCAGACTTTTTGCAGCGATGATGTCCATGCCGTGGCCTCTCTGGTGATTCTCTTCCTGAGAGAACTGCCACATGGACTCATCCCAGACAGGGACGCCAAACGGCTCTTGAGAGTCTATACAA AAACTAAGGGGAAGGTTTTAAACCTCGAACATGCAAAGAAAGTCCTGGGCAGTTATGCACCTGAAACCTTCAACATCCTGTCCCTGCTCATCCACTTCCTGTCCCGTGTCAATGCCCAATATCATGTCAACCACATGTCATCGGAGGACTTGTCAGAAGTTTTTGGACCCTGCATTTTTCA TGTTCCTGACAGCCGCATCAAGCTAGTAGAACAGGAGCTGTGTAATTATCTTACACAGCACCTAATAGACAGCGTCACATTCCTGCTACCGAACATGTACCCTCCCAAACCCCGCTGTGACGTGCTCTCTACAGGGGACTGCGCTCCACCACCATCTTCTGCTGGTAGCACATCAATGGTCCCATCCAGTCTGAGTGTGGGCGGAGCCAAAAGGACAAAATTCTCTGTCTCATACATCAG GTCAAAGGGCTGTTGCGGAAGAAAATGTGTAGGACCATAA